The Apium graveolens cultivar Ventura chromosome 6, ASM990537v1, whole genome shotgun sequence genome contains a region encoding:
- the LOC141666472 gene encoding small ribosomal subunit protein mL104 (rPPR9)-like, which produces MQDFKAVNELLQGNREVLGDHTLAACVDRLVRAGRPTQVVSFFNTMEKDYGFVRNLDSLKLVVAKLCEHGFAIYAEKLVKSLANEFFPNEYVCDLLVKGWCVDYKLDEAKRLVGEMNRGGFEIGVVAYKAMLDCVCKLCREKDPFRLQSEAENVLVEMDVAGVPRNAETFNVLLSNLCKIRKTEDAMSLFQRMCEWGCNPNETTFLVLIKSLYQAARVGEGDEMIDRMKSSGFGDALHKKAYYEFLTILCGIERIDHSMSVFAKMKEDGCKPGTKTYDLLIKKLRAHGKSEKANALFKEAESNGILAIPPSAYKVDPRYVKKQETRCYKQREKTRDTA; this is translated from the exons ATGCAG GACTTTAAGGCGGTTAATGAGCTTCTTCAAGGTAATCGAGAGGTGCTAGGGGATCACACATTGGCAGCTTGTGTTGATCGCTTGGTTCGTGCGGGGAGGCCTACACAGGTAGTTTCTTTTTTCAATACTATGGAGAAAGATTATGGCTTTGTTAGGAATCTTGATTCTTTGAAATTAGTTGTGGCTAAATTGTGTGAACATGGTTTTGCTATTTATGCTGAGAAATTGGTTAAAAGTTTGGCTAATGAGTTCTTTCCCAATGAGTATGTTTGTGATTTGCTTGTTAAAGGGTGGTGTGTTGATTACAAACTAGATGAGGCTAAGAGGTTAGTTGGGGAGATGAATAGGGGAGGGTTTGAGATTGGTGTTGTCGCGTATAAAGCTATGCTGGATTGTGTGTGTAAGCTTTGCAGGGAAAAGGATCCTTTTCGGCTTCAATCTGAGGCTGAGAATGTGTTGGTTGAAATGGATGTAGCTGGTGTTCCGCGAAATGCGGAGACATTTAATGTGTTGCTTAGTAACTTGTGTAAGATAAGAAAGACCGAGGATGCGATGAGCTTGTTTCAGAGAATGTGTGAGTGGGGATGTAATCCAAATGAGACTACTTTTCTTGTTTTGATTAAAAGTTTGTATCAGGCTGCCAGGGTTGGAGAGGGAGATGAGATGATTGATAGAATGAAATCTTCTGGATTTGGAGATGCTCTTCACAAGAAGGCTTACTATGAGTTTCTGACAATTTTGTGTGGAATAGAGAGAATTGATCATTCCATGAGTGTGTTTGCTAAGATGAAGGAAGATGGTTGTAAACCTGGGACTAAGACCTACGATCTGTTGATAAAGAAGTTGCGTGCTCATGGGAAATCCGAAAAGGCAAATGCTCTATTCAAGGAAGCCGAGAGTAATGGAATTCTTGCAATACCACCCAGCGCTTACAAAGTAGACCCAAGGTATGTGAAGAAACAAGAAACCCGCTGTTACAAACAAAGAGAAAAAACGCGAGACACTGCCTGA
- the LOC141666471 gene encoding putative serine/threonine-protein kinase WNK1 — protein MKLFASWVDAAKRNINFVTEMFTSGTLREYRHKHKKVNMRAVKNWCRQILKGLLYLHSHNPPVIHRDLKCDNIFVNGNQGEVKIGDLGLAAVLQNSEEAHCVGTPEFMAPEVYQEGYNELVDIYSFGMCILEMVTFEYPYSECTHPVQIYKKVISGKKPNALSKVKDPEVRQFIDKCLANASTRLSARELLRDPFLQTENFEPNFAAIECHIEFNYVNPVIPNPPPDYKDDSFSNGSFEEYSIPNVQNGVSYQIHDIEHNEIDLFEHNDDEQEEHLSKLDITIKGKKKSDGSIFLRLRILDKEDNVRNIYFPFHVESDTALSVATEMVGELDITDQDVMKIAEMIDGEMLMLVPQWKTGPGIEETPHFDNSNLCHNCVCTCASVGSYIQMNCEKGCGAKHGRFEEFTYNADNHFVEPISSIQSNDFSSKDSSKDYCVQHGSVEWSKVDSRDGHFVGERESLDD, from the exons ATGAAATTGTTTGCTTCTTGGGTTGATGCAGCGAAAAGAAATATTAATTTTGTGACTGAGATGTTCACTTCCGGAACTTTAAGAGA ATATAGGCATAAACACAAGAAAGTAAACATGAGAGCTGTGAAGAATTGGTGTAGACAGATATTAAAAGGACTTCTCTATCTGCATAGTCATAATCCTCCTGTTATTCATAGAGATCTCAAGTGTGACAATATCTTTGTAAATGGAAATCAAGGGGAAGTGAAAATTGGTGACTTGGGCTTAGCTGCAGTCCTTCAAAATTCAGAAGAAGCTCATTGTGTTG GGACCCCAGAATTTATGGCTCCAGAAGTGTATCAAGAGGGGTATAATGAATTAGTTGACATTTATTCTTTTGGAATGTGTATACTGGAAATGGTTACCTTCGAGTATCCATATAGTGAATGCACTCATCCTGTCCAAATTTACAAGAAAGTCATTTCT GGGAAAAAACCTAATGCTTTGAGCAAAGTTAAAGATCCAGAAGTACGGCAATTCATTGACAAATGTTTGGCTAATGCATCCACAAGACTCTCCGCAAGGGAACTTTTAAGGGACCCGTTTCTGCAGACCGAAAATTTTGAACCTAATTTTGCGGCAATAGAGTGCCACATAGAGTTCAATTATGTTAATCCAGTAATCCCCAATCCTCCACCAGACTACAAAGATGACTCATTTAGTAACGGCTCCTTCGAGGAATACTCTATTCCAAATGTTCAAAATGGAGTGAGTTACCAGATACATGATATTGAGCATAATGAGATTGACCTGTTCGAGCATAATGATGATGAACAGGAGGAACATCTTTCAAAACTTGATATTACAATCAAGGGGAAAAAGAAAAGTGATGGCAGTATTTTCCTCAGACTTAGAATTTTAGACAAAGAAG ACAATGTAAGGAACATCTATTTCCCATTTCATGTTGAGAGTGATACTGCACTTAGCGTTGCAACTGAAATGGTAGGAGAATTGGATATAACAGACCAAGATGTGATGAAAATAGCAGAAATGATAGATGGGGAAATGCTTATGTTGGTACCACAATGGAAGACTGGACCTGGAATAGAAGAAACCCCTCACTTTGACAATTCTAACCTTTGTCATAATTGTGTTTGTACCTGTGCCTCAGTTGGTTCCTACATACAAATGAATTGCGAGAAAGGTTGTGGTGCTAAGCATGGCAGGTTTGAAGAGTTTACATATAATGCAGATAATCATTTTGTCGAACCAATCTCATCTATTCAGTCTAATGATTTTTCTTCAAAAGATTCTTCAAAAGATTATTGTGTTCAACATGGAAGTGTAGAATGGAGCAAAGTGGACTCAAGAGATGGCCATTTTGTGGGAGAACGTGAAAGTTTAGATGACTAA